A single window of Aspergillus oryzae RIB40 DNA, chromosome 8 DNA harbors:
- a CDS encoding uncharacterized protein (predicted protein): MKSFNFLWLLAAGLITQVQADESPIEGYTIEEFSWEVETTPGGPTVVLNGTIEKVLSQLREINPNYDNEFPTVVSAEQAAEEEDTSSHLVERGDVVCGKFPSAYQSDIDKGIKYLRTVPGKPQRGPGPGSCGQVSCSWSSAIWWCNDNTFTKVLPSFKNIADGAQLIKNTCLHGGQTFSGQDFHNDKWNTIEWLILRLDVDSTRCNVAERPFLIRPSANGLCVKETPSQLV, encoded by the exons ATGAAATCTTTTAATTTCCTTTGGTTGCTGGCTGCTGGCCTTATTACTCAG GTGCAAGCCGATGAGTCCCCCATTGAGGGATATACCATTGAGGAATTCTCATGGGAAGTCGAGACGACCCCCGGTGGGCCAACCGTCGTTTTGAACGGTACCATCGAGAAAGTCCTATCTCAACTGCGCGAGATCAACCCTAACTACGACAATGAGTTCCCCACTGTTGTCTCTGCCGAACAGGctgctgaggaagaagacactTCATCGCATTTAGTCGAGCGTGGCGATGTTGTCTGTGGCAAATTCCCCTCTGCTTATCAGAGTGATATCGATAAAGGCATCAAGTACTTGAGGACCGTTCCTGGCAAGCCTCAGAGAGGACCTGGCCCCGGCAGCTGTGGTCAGGTCAGCTGTTCCTGGTCATCGGCTATTTGGTGGTGTAATGAT AATACCTTTACCAAAGTCCTGCCCAGCTTCAAAAATATTGCCGACGGCGCGCAGCTGATTAAAAACACTTGTCTTCATGGAGGCCAGACCTTCTCTGGTCAGGATTTCCATAACGACAAGTGGAACACCATT GAATGGTTGATTTTACGACTCGATGTGGATTCCACGAGATGTAAC GTAGCCGAAAGGCCTTTCCTGATACGACCTAGCGCTAACGGATTATGTGTAAAAGAAACACCATCACAATTAGTTTAA
- a CDS encoding uncharacterized protein (polyketide synthase modules and related proteins) codes for MSRPYRNSNMLSQLEPPPGGNTVLIFGCQCLSFNIDDFHRLRATVLETPEHRWIQDVLSELPVYYRTASTTYVQKLKNIPGTQQLRNLAEWFHTGKVPTDSFPLPYIQLAPLLVITHFTEYWQYLRIRHHKGPTSVKESSAESPVVEIVGFCIGFLSAAVVSAARNQEQLSKYAAVALRLATLMGALGDAQEREEEYTSLATVWKAAELENRLPLVLEAFPESYVTVRFDTNRVTIMTPRRTIKQLENELQSAGFNTTQVEFNGRYHWAGHEDTLHALGRMCDSDPALQLPDTSQSVVPTRPNIPMDTPPKGPLHELVLWSILAKQCQWLDTFSKVYRAHLEDTASLIIEFGPERCIPPTYMRKLQGRTVHFADLDLNTLSRTPPLYQTPRSYDSDIAVVGIACRVAGADDLEEFWRLLCSGASQHQEMPLERYKDYETPWRPSAIRPWYGNFVRDIDAFDHKFFKKVPREAMSQDPQQRLLLQVAYQAVQQSGYFHRPNINRNIGCYIASCTVDYEHNVNCHPASAYSATGLLRSFMAGKLSHYFGWRGPAFCVDSACSGSAVALHQACQSIIRGECTAALVGGANAIMSPLAYDNLAGASFVSPTGPCKPFDASADGYCRGEGFAAIFIKKMSDALADGDIVLGTIASTAVEQNNNCTPIVVPDASSLAGLFTQVTKKAHLHPRDISVVEAHGTGTQAGDPAEYVSIRQTLAGPRRTSPLSLGSVKGLVGHTEGVSGLIALVKILLMINEGIIPPQPNFQTLNPHINASPDDQIHIAVTLEQWRENFRAALINNYGASGSNASMVITEAPYASEHRMSSSIHTFTVALPILICASDEGRLSDFAKRLRQFLHHQAISAAPATDLGNLSFNICRQSNPTLDSQVAFTCCSKSELSSKLSSIIDGETSHIFRFIKSPRSIVLCFGGQVSTFVGLDRTVYDCISLLRYWLDQCDSLAQSFGYGSLFPGIFEHNPIIDQIQLHIQLFSLQYSCARCWIDSGLAVEAVVGHSFGELTALCISGALSLGDTITLIARRAAIIRDGWGHDHGAMLAVEGNKDDIMRLIDEACRNTPTNVAPATIACFNGPSSFTLAGTTAAIDGIQATLKTPSYISLKAKRLFVTNAFHSDLVDPLLPALEDVMCGIHPQEPIIPCEKATENACTGTVTSDMVAKHLRQPVYFHHAVQRLAEKYGPCVWLEAGSNSTITYMVNRALVPSSGHHCQAVNITTERGMQSLSDATVSLWKASVSVAFWGHHSQQAQKYVPMFLPPYQFEKSRHWLSNKKLPGPAHEAGATPAVSASALRFVGYQDTQQLVARFSIDTAHPQYQESIAGHVVSHTSPVAPASFMLDYVVEALRSLPECKGKIPQVQNVTSDAPLCLDMSRDLWIELYAQDTHKHIWDLRYLSEQLQIGRRSQVLHCSARFTMFDPDDSQIRSEFTRYSRLVSHRHCKELLNDPNISDIIQGRNVYRTFAEIVDYSEPYRGVQKLVGKDNESAGRVIKRYTGQTWVDTYLCDSFSQVGGFWVNCMTDRAPSDMYLASGMEMWMRSPIYADPTTPRPDTWDILAKHERGDDCYTSDIFVFNPTTGQLVEVFLGMQYTRVKKATYSKIIGKFMPQCAAHSSDVNKLETAVPHAAVPVPQAAKAKSDSSGPKSRINLTARIKEVVAEFCAIDPSEITEDGNMADAGVDSLMAMELAREMEEAFHCTLPAADLMEADTFRDLVNCVKGAVGECDSDEHENSSRSSEEISFKDRSPDGDYNTPDTEPPTSVASDTLDLELPLESVLEAFGETKALTDHFLADNKCSGRIHIFAPLQNELCVTLTLEAFEQLGSHIRTASRGQRLDRIPFDPQHQELTNYLYKRLEEARLVHLDGNTVIRTAISAPNKSSLSILEEIKCSYPEYAGASKLAYFTGSKLASVLCGEQDGLQLIFGTKEGQELVSWMYGDEPHNVVGYMQMLDFIKRLIQKVPRTGAEAGALKILEMGAGTGGGTKWFLPVLSKLDIPVEYTFTDISPAFLAQARRRFKEYSFVQYRIHDIEKPPPDDLVSTQHIIIASNAVHATSSLQESTRNMRKALRSDGVVLMLEMTRPAFAIDIVFGLFRGWWVFNDGRNHAITNEHRWETDMHTVGYGHVDWTDGHSPEVSVQRVIFATATGTQSERLPLGKPLEKVHPVQKVDNASRRKVIDKYIRRSIETFTLPVTSQNGFGSDGQVVLLTGATGSLGSHIVAHLAQRQSVKTIFCLNRGNPNEEPFQKQTSALKKRGIPLATHEMCKVKALTATISHHKLGLSSELYDTLKTTVTHIIHNAWPMNGGLKLSGFEKQFEAMRHLVDLASDIACHLPTESKVRFQFVSSIATVGHYPIVTSQNNVPEQSTNIEFVLSNGYGEAKFVCERILQETLQRYPSRFQVMVVRPGQIAGSSSSGCWNTAEHFPAMVKSAQTLRALPDLQGDLSWTPVNDIAASIVELLLTDNTPYPVYHLDNPIRQPWHDMIRILASELSIPTGNIVPFSEWIQRVRSFPGSREDNPAGMMADWLEENFERMSCSGVLLETTRAREHSSTLAGVGPVSEEVTRRYLHCWKQCGFLH; via the exons ATGAGTCGCCCTTATCGCAATTCCAATATGCTAAGCCAGCTGGAGCCTCCACCTGGTGGTAATACTGTGCTCATTTTCGGCTGCCAATGTCTCTCGTTCAATATTGACGACTTCCATCGTCTCCGGGCGACTGTCCTGGAAACACCAGAGCATCGCTGGATCCAAGATGTCTTGTCGGAGCTGCCAGTATACTATCGAACAGCATCCACTACATATGTCcagaaactgaagaataTACCCGGGACACAGCAGCTTCGCAATTTAGCTGAATGGTTCCACACAGGAAAAGTGCCGACGGACAGCTTTCCATTGCCGTATATCCAACTTGCCCCACTATTAGTGATAACTCATTTCACGGAATACTGGCAATATCTTCGCATCAGGCACCATAAAGGTCCAACATCTGTCAAGGAGTCATCGGCGGAAAGCCCGGTCGTGGAGATCGTGGGGTTCTGTATTGGGTTCCTAAgtgctgctgttgtttctgCCGCTCGTAACCAGGAGCAATTGTCGAAGTATGCCGCTGTCGCTCTGAGGCTAGCGACATTGATGGGCGCTCTTGGCGATGCgcaggagagggaagaggagTATACATCGCTTGCAACGGTCTGGAAAGCTGCCGAGCTGGAGAACAGGTTGCCATTAGTTTTGGAGGCATTTCCGGAG TCATATGTTACGGTACGATTCGACACCAACCGGGTTACTATCATGACACCGCGTCGGACTATCAAGCAGCTGGAAAATGAGTTGCAATCAGCTGGATTTAATACAACCCAAGTCGAGTTCAATGGCCGATATCACTGGGCTGGACATGAGGATACGCTGCATGCACTGGGCCGAATGTGCGATAGCGATCCAGCCTTGCAACTACCGGATACCTCACAATCAGTTGTTCCCACACGCCCCAATATACCGATGGACACTCCTCCTAAAGGTCCTCTTCATGAGTTAGTATTATGGTCAATCCTAGCAAAGCAGTGCCAATGGCTTGATACATTCTCAAAGGTGTACCGAGCTCACCTGGAAGATACTGCATCACTCATCATTGAATTTGGACCAGAGCGATGCATCCCGCCTACGTATATGCGCAAGCTACAGGGACGCACCGTGCACTTTGCAGATCTCGATCTAAACACACTCTCGCGAACTCCACCTCTATACCAGACACCACGGAGCTACGATAGCGACATTGCCGTAGTTGGCATCGCCTGTCGCGTAGCGGGTGCGGATGATCTTGAGGAGTTTTGGAGATTACTGTGTTCCGGGGCATCACAGCATCAAGAAATGCCTCTAGAGCGTTATAAGGACTATGAGACCCCTTGGCGGCCGAGTGCCATTCGACCTTGGTATGGGAACTTTGTCCGGGACATCGATGCATTCGATCATAAATTCTTCAAAAAAGTGCCAAGGGAGGCAATGTCCCAAGATCCGCAGCAACGACTACTTTTGCAAGTCGCGTACCAGGCCGTGCAACAGTCCGGGTACTTCCATCGGCCCAATATTAACAGGAATATCGGGTGCTACATTGCATCCTGCACGGTGGACTATGAACACAATGTCAATTGTCACCCGGCTTCCGCATATTCTGCAACCGGGCTACTTCGGAGCTTCATGGCTGGTAAACTGAGCCACTACTTCGGATGGCGCGGTCCAGCATTCTGTGTGGATAGCGCATGTTCCGGGTCCGCTGTCGCACTTCATCAAGCTTGCCAATCTATAATACGAGGAGAGTGTACAGCCGCGCTGGTCGGCGGTGCGAATGCTATAATGAGTCCTTTGGCGTATGACAATCTTGCAGGAGCTTCATTTGTGAGTCCCACAGGACCTTGTAAGCCATTTGACGCAAGCGCGGATGGATATTGCCGTGGGGAGGGCTTTGCTGCAATCTTTATTAAGAAGATGTCGGATGCCCTGGCAGATGGTGACATTGTCCTGGGAACAATAGCTTCTACAGCCGTCGAGCAGAACAATAACTGCACGCCAATAGTAGTTCCCGATGCATCTTCTCTTGCTGGGTTATTCACTCAGGTGACTAAAAAGGCGCACCTCCACCCTCGGGATATATCGGTCGTTGAAGCTCATGGAACCGGTACACAGGCTGGTGACCCTGCAGAGTACGTCAGCATCAGGCAGACCCTTGCCGGGCCACGTCGCACTAGTCCATTGTCCCTCGGATCTGTTAAAGGCCTGGTCGGCCATACTGAGGGTGTGTCCGGCCTGATTGCGTTGGTGAAGATCTTGTTGATGATAAACGAGGGCATCATTCCTCCGCAGCCGAACTTTCAAACTCTGAATCCACATATTAATGCATCTCCGGATGATCAGATACATATTGCAGTCACCCTCGAACAATGGAGAGAAAACTTCCGTGCAGCACTGATCAATAATTACGGTGCATCGGGATCGAATGCATCTATGGTGATCACGGAAGCCCCTTATGCGTCCGAACATAGGATGTCCTCTTCCATCCATACTTTTACGGTCGCCCTTCCAATCCTAATATGTGCTTCAGACGAGGGCCGACTAAGTGACTTCGCCAAACGGTTGCGCCAATTCCTCCATCACCAAGCAATATCTGCGGCGCCGGCTACAGATTTGGGGAACCTATCCTTTAACATCTGTCGCCAGTCCAATCCCACACTAGACTCACAGGTAGCCTTCACCTGCTGCTCGAAGTCGGAGCTTTCTTCCAAACTGTCCTCTATTATTGATGGCGAAACAAGCCACATTTTCAGGTTTATCAAGAGTCCTCGATCCATCGTTCTGTGTTTCGGTGGCCAAGTCTCCACATTTGTAGGCTTGGATCGCACCGTATATGACTGTATCTCGCTACTTCGTTATTGGTTGGATCAATGTGATTCCCTGGCACAGTCCTTTGGATACGGTAGCCTTTTCCCTGGCATCTTTGAGCACAACCCCATTATCGACCAAATACAGTTACACATCCAACTCTTTTCACTACAATACTCTTGTGCCCGGTGCTGGATTGATTCGGGGCTAGCCGTTGAAGCTGTTGTTGGACACAGCTTTGGCGAATTGACCGCACTATGCATATCTGGCGCTTTATCACTTGGCGATACAATCACACTGATCGCTCGCCGTGCGGCTATCATTCGTGATGGCTGGGGGCATGACCATGGCGCTATGCTTGCAGTAGAAGGGAATAAGGACGATATCATGCGTCTCATAGATGAAGCATGTCGCAATACACCAACCAATGTCGCTCCAGCAACGATTGCTTGCTTCAATGGCCCCAGCAGCTTCACGCTAGCTGGAACCACTGCTGCCATTGATGGCATCCAAGCGACTCTCAAAACGCCGTCCTATATCAGCCTTAAGGCAAAAAGGTTATTTGTTACGAATGCCTTCCATTCAGACTTAGTCGACCCTTTGTTGCCAGCCCTCGAGGATGTTATGTGTGGGATACATCCTCAGGAGCCAATTATCCCGTGCGAGAAGGCAACGGAGAATGCGTGCACAGGTACAGTCACGTCCGACATGGTTGCAAAGCATCTCCGTCAGCCGGTCTACTTCCATCACGCAGTACAGCGATTGGCAGAGAAATATGGTCCGTGTGTCTGGTTAGAGGCCGGTTCCAATTCCACGATCACATACATGGTGAATCGCGCACTTGTGCCCTCTTCAGGACATCACTGTCAAGCTGTGAACATCACGACTGAACGTGGTATGCAAAGCTTAAGCGATGCAACTGTCAGTCTCTGGAAGGCAAGCGTATCAGTAGCCTTCTGGGGTCACCATTCCCAACAGGCGCAAAAATACGTCCCTATGTTTCTACCACCGTATCAATTTGAGAAAAGCCGGCATTGGTTGTCAAATAAAAAGCTTCCTGGTCCTGCTCACGAAGCGGGCGCTACTCCGGCAGTTAGCGCGTCTGCTTTACGATTTGTCGGATACCAAGATACCCAGCAACTAGTTGCCAGATTCAGTATCGACACTGCTCATCCGCAGTACCAGGAGTCTATCGCGGGGCATGTCGTTTCACATACTTCGCCAGTTGCGCCTGCATCTTTCATGCTAGACTACGTTGTCGAAGCACTCCGCAGCTTACCAGAATGCAAAGGGAAGATACCCCAGGTTCAGAACGTCACAAGCGATGCGCCACTCTGCCTAGATATGTCCCGGGATCTATGGATTGAGTTGTATGCGCAGGATACCCATAAGCATATATGGGATCTAAGATATCTAAGCGAACAACTACAGATTGGGCGAAGGTCACAAGTTCTCCACTGTTCTGCCAGATTCACGATGTTTGACCCAGATGATTCACAGATACGGAGCGAATTCACCAGGTACAGTCGCCTGGTGAGCCACCGCCATTGCAAGGAGCTTTTGAATGATCCGAATATAAGTGACATAATCCAAGGGCGGAATGTCTACCGGACATTTGCTGAGATTGTAGACTATTCTGAGCCTTACCGCGGGGTGCAAAAGCTCGTCGGAAAGGATAATGAGTCAGCGGGTAGAGTAATAAAGAGGTATACCGGCCAGACATGGGTGGATACATATCTGTGTGACTCGTTTAGCCAGGTGGGTGGATTCTGGGTCAACTGCATGACAGACCGGGCGCCCTCCGATATGTATCTAGCCAGTGGCATGGAAATGTGGATGCGGTCGCCAATATACGCTGACCCTACTACCCCACGACCGGACACATGGGATATACTCGCAAAGCACGAACGAGGAGATGACTGCTATACTAGTGATATCTTCGTGTTCAATCCGACAACAGGACAGCTCGTAGAGGTCTTCTTGGGGATGCAATACACTCGAGTCAAAAAAGCGACATATTCTAAGATTATCGGCAAATTCATGCCACAATGTGCGGCACATTCATCTGATGTTAATAAGCTTGAAACTGCAGTGCCGCACGCAGCCGTCCCTGTCCCGCAGGCTGCTAAAGCCAAGTCCGACAGCAGTGGGCCGAAATCCAGAATTAACCTTACAGCCCGTATTAAGGAAGTTGTGGCCGAGTTCTGTGCCATAGACCCGAGCGAAATCACTGAGGACGGCAACATGGCAGACGCTGGAGTGGATTCTCTCATGGCGATGGAGCTTGCTCgtgagatggaggaggcctTCCACTGTACTTTGCCTGCCGCAGATTTGATGGAGGCAGACACATTCCGGGACTTGGTCAATTGCGTCAAGGGTGCCGTGGGAGAGTGCGATAGTGACGAGCATGAAAATTCCAGCCGGAGTTCAGAGGAGATAAGTTTCAAAGACAGGAGCCCTGATGGGGATTACAACACTCCCGACACCGAGCCCCCAACCAGTGTTGCATCAGATACCCTGGATCTCGAGCTCCCCTTGGAGAGTGTGTTAGAGGCATTTGGAGAGACCAAGGCGCTCACCGACCATTTCCTAGCTGACAATAAGTGCAGCGGTCGTATACATATTTTTGCTCCGCTACAAAATGAGCTGTGCGTTACATTAACGCTAGAGGCATTTGAGCAACTTGGTTCACACATCCGGACTGCATCGCGTGGCCAACGTCTCGACCGAATACCGTTTGACCCACAGCATCAGGAACTAACCAACTACCTTTACAagagacttgaagaagcaaggcTTGTTCACCTAGACGGCAATACTGTTATCCGCACAGCCATATCAGCCCCAAATAAATCTAGTCTCTCTATTCTGGAGGAGATTAAGTGCTCCTATCCTGAGTATGCTGGCGCCAGCAAACTAGCGTATTTCACGGGCAGTAAGCTGGCTTCTGTGTTGTGCGGTGAACAAGACGGTCTCCAGTTGATATTTGGTACTAAAGAGGGTCAAGAACTGGTATCATGGATGTATGGCGATGAGCCACACAATGTTGTGGGGTATATGCAAATGTTGGACTTCATAAAACGGCTAATACAGAAAGTCCCACGAACAGGAGCGGAGGCGGGAGCTCTAAAGATTCTGGAGATGGGAGCAGGTACTGGAGGTGGCACGAAATGGTTCCTTCCCGTCCTATCAAAGCTTGACATTCCGGTCGAGTACACTTTCACCGACATCTCACCAGCATTTCTCGCGCAAGCTAGACGACGTTTCAAAGAGTATTCGTTTGTGCAATATCGTATTCATGATATTGAGAAGCCCCCGCCCGATGATCTCGTGAGCACGCAGCACATCATTATAGCCAGCAACGCCGTTCACGCCACATCCAGTCTACAAGAGTCCACGCGAAACATGCGGAAGGCCCTGCGGTCAGATGGAGTGGTCCTAATGTTGGAAATGACGCGACCAGCGTTCGCAATTGATATTGTCTTTGGCCTCTTTCGTGGGTGGTGGGTTTTCAACGATGGTCGCAACCATGCCATTACCAACGAACACCGTTGGGAGACAGATATGCACACGGTCGGTTACGGCCATGTAGACTGGACAGATGGTCATTCACCGGAGGTCAGTGTACAGAGAGTCATCTTCGCCACAGCGACCGGGACACAAAGTGAACGCTTGCCGCTCGGCAAGCCTCTAGAAAAGGTGCACCCAGTACAAAAGGTAGACAACGCTTCGCGGAGGAAAGTGATTGATAAGTATATACGACGGAGTATTGAGACTTTCACTCTGCCTGTGACTTCACAGAACGGCTTTGGGTCAGATGGGCAGGTCGTACTATTAACGGGGGCAACCGGTAGCCTCGGTAGCCATATTGTGGCGCATCTCGCTCAACGACAGTCTGTAAAGACTATATTCTGTCTGAACCGGGGTAATCCCAATGAGGAGCCATTCCAAAAACAGACGTCCGCACTCAAGAAGCGCGGGATACCCCTAGCCACTCATGAAATGTGTAAAGTAAAGGCACTGACAGCAACTATCTCTCATCACAAACTGGGGCTTTCGTCAGAGCTATATGACACTCTCAAGACCACTGTGACccatatcatccacaatGCTTGGCCAATGAATGGGGGGTTGAAGCTATCGGGCTTTGAGAAGCAATTCGAAGCGATGCGTCACCTAGTCGACCTCGCGAGCGACATCGCATGCCATCTTCCCACAGAGTCAAAAGTTAGGTTTCAGTTTGTTTCCTCTATTGCGACTGTCGGACATTACCCCATCGTTACCAGTCAGAATAATGTCCCAGAACAATCAACAAACATCGAGTTTGTGTTATCCAATGGATATGGTGAGGCGAAGTTTGTCTGCGAGCGAATCCTCCAGGAGACTCTCCAGCGATATCCGAGTCGCTTCCAAGTTATGGTAGTTCGTCCGGGCCAGATCGCTGGATCTTCTAGCAGTGGGTGCTGGAACACAGCAGAGCACTTCCCCGCTATGGTCAAGTCAGCACAAACACTCAGGGCACTTCCGGATCTGCAAGGAGATCTTTCGTGGACACCTGTGAATGATATCGCCGCCAGTATAGTGGAGTTATTGCTGACTGACAATACACCTTATCCGGTGTATCACTTGGATAACCCCATCCGCCAACCTTGGCATGACATGATACGCATTTTGGCTAGTGAGCTTAGTATTCCTACCGGTAATATTGTCCCCTTCTCTGAATGGATCCAACGAGTCCGCAGCTTCCCAGGATCAAGAGAAGATAATCCAGCAGGTATGATGGCCGACTGGTTGGAAGAAAACTTTGAGCGTATGTCATGTAGCGGAGTTTTGTTGGAAACGACAAGAGCGAGGGAGCATTCCTCGACTCTGGCTGGGGTCGGGCCGGTCAGTGAGGAGGTCACTCGGCGGTATTTGCATTGTTGGAAGCAGTGTGGATTCTTGCACTAG
- a CDS encoding fungal specific transcription factor domain-containing protein (predicted protein), whose product MVTTQNISRQRPGSACEECRRRKVRCDRRRPQCQVCFETGIDCKISTTRLPRGPRKGQLRTLRTRIAALERCLADQHPGINQQMAGLFDGSGVECDSEEDPLRERATLPEQVPEICSDDQQGGGSPRSPDPQTRPCGLVSDLMRADLDQLYFDRVHPSAPILQRWRYQVWAKQPRKSEAQVCLQYAMWTVAASLSAHFQSLRDTLYHETRRMLDAIDLRSPISGILAVEQAQAWVLVAIYEYMQLSPQQAWMSAGRCCRLVLGMRLYEIDDPNSPVTMAREHEPNLVDWTGLEEQRRTFWMAYSLDRFISFHNALPYTLNEELIATRLPTSEEDFQAGHPAATQFLSEVMAGYSSSDSSNVQSSFSQCVILATLCGRALSHKQKSAMEQINGELGDGLWTRHQWLHEMLTYRIQVLSVLAQVDPMLIFARLVAQTLVLFLHSVLEAITWKTGEHLLGMFEYERLCVMAAHEVVNLVKLQAQLGYFKELLECLQDLDHVKNPSQSPRISV is encoded by the exons ATGGTGACCACGCAGAATATTTCCCGTCAACGACCTGGTTCCGCCTGCGAGGAATGTCGTCGACGTAAGGTCCGATGTGACCGTCGACGTCCACAATGCCAAGTGTGCTTCGAGACTGGGATCGACTGTAAGATAAGCACCACGAGACTTCCAAGGGGGCCGCGGAAGGGCCAACTGCGGACATTGCGAACACGAATTG CTGCCCTTGAGCGTTGCCTGGCCGATCAGCATCCGGGGATCAATCAGCAAATGGCGGGGTTGTTTGATGGTTCTGGAGTTGAGTGCGactctgaagaagatcctctcCGTGAAAGAGCTACACTTCCTGAACAAGTTCCCGAAATATGTTCCGATGATCAGCAAGGAGGTGGGTCGCCACGATCCCCCGATCCTCAGACGCGACCATGTGGACTAGTCTCCGATCTGATGCGCGCAGATCT AGACCAGTTATACTTTGATCGTGTGCATCCCTCTGCTCCTATCCTGCAGCGCTGGCGCTATCAGGTATGGGCGAAACAGCCCAGAAAGAGCGAAGCTCAAGTGTGCCTACAGTATGCCATGTGGACGGTGGCTGCTTCCTTGTCGGCCCACTTTCAATCTCTCCGAGACACCCTCTATCACGAAACGCGCCGAATGTTGGATGCAATAGACTTGCGAAGCCCCATTAGCGGGATCCTAGCAGTGGAGCAAGCCCAGGCATGGGTGTTAGTTGCTATCTATGAGTATATGCAGCTGTCGCCCCAGCAGGCATGGATGAGTGCCGGTAGATGTTGTCGGCTGGTCTTGGGTATGCGGCTATATGAGATAGATGATCCTAATAGCCCGGTAACAATGGCTCGAGAGCATGAACCGAACTTAGTGGATTGGACCGGGCTGGAGGAGCAAAGGCGAACTTTTTGGATGGCGTATTCACTGGACCGGTTTATCAGCTTCCACAACGCGCTGCCATATACCTTAAATGAAGAGCTG ATCGCAACTCGACTGCCAACATCGGAGGAAGACTTTCAAGCTGGCCATCCTGCAGCAACTCAGTTTCTATCGGAAGTGATGGCGGGCTATTCGAGCAGCGATAGTTCTAACGTCCAATCATCCTTTAGTCAATGCGTCATCTTAGCCACCTTATGTGGCCGAGCACTCTCACACAAACAAAAGTCGGCTATGGAGCAGATCAATGGAGAACTGGGTGATGGACTGTGGACTCGACATCAATGGTTGCACGAAATGCTCACCTATCGAATCCAGGTGCTCTCCGTCTTAGCACAAGTGGACCCAATGCTCATTTTTGCGAGGCTCGTAGCGCAAActttggttctttttctacaTAGTGTACTGGAGGCGATAACATGGAAGACAGGCGAGCATTTGCTAGGTATGTTCGAGTACGAGCGCCTTTGCGTGATGGCCGCGCACGAAGTTGTCAACCTAGTGAAGCTACAGGCCCAATTAGGATATTTCAAG GAACTGCTTGAGTGCCTGCAGGATTTGGACCACGTGAAGAATCCGAGCCAGAGCCCTAGGATATCTGTTTAG